The following DNA comes from Simkania negevensis Z.
AACTTTTACAACTGGAGGACAAAGTATTTTGTGGCCATCGCACACATGGACCTTACCTTGCAAAAGGGGGAAATTTGAATGCCATGCTCAGCGAACTCCATTGCCGCAAAAATGGATGCGCTGCTTCCCGTGGAGGTTCGATGCATCTTATCGATAAACAGGTCGGAATGGAAGGCTCTTCTGCAATTGTAGCCGGTATTCTTCCGATTGCAACAGGTGCCGCCCTTGCTGCAAAACAAAAAGGGTTAGATCAAGTGATTGTCGTCTTTTTTGGAGATGCTGCAATCGAAGAAGGAGCTGCCTGGGAAAGCTTTAACTTTGCCAAACTCAAAAATCTTCCCATCTTGTACGTGTGTGAAAACAACTATTACTCGGTATGTTCTCCTCTTGCTTATCGTCAACCTCCTGAAACTTCGATTGCAAACAAGGCTGAAGCCTTTGGTCTAAACAGCCAATCTGTTGATGGGACAAACGTCCTTGCTGTCCACCAAGCCACAGAAAAAGCTCTGACAATAATCAAGAAAGGAAATGGCCCTGCATTCATCGAAGCCCACGTCTACCGTTGGCGCGGTCATCACGGAGCAAATGAAGACACGCGACTTGGGTACCGCTCTTCTGAAGAGCTAGACTCTTGGAAAAAGGTAGATCCTCTTCACCTCCTCGAAGAATTGAACATCATATCAGACAATGAACTCACGAAAATGAAAGTTGAAATTCAAAATGAAATCGAAGCTGGATTTAGACATGCACTTCAAAGCCCTTTTCCTGACAAAACTGACCTTCTCACTCACGTCTATGCAGGAGCAAACTGATGCTTTGGGATGAAAAACTCGTGCAGCAAAACGCTGCTCTCATGGACGCAGCTCCGCAAGAGCGCACTGCGAGTTACGTCACAGCGCTACATGAAGCCCTATCCTACAAAATGGAAACAGATCCCTCTGTCTTTCTTCTCGGACAAGGAGTGGATGATCCAGGGGCTATGTTTGGAGTAACCAAAGGGTTCAAAGAAATTTATGGAGATCTGCGCGTATTTGATACTCCTGTTTCTGAAGAAGGAATGACAGGA
Coding sequences within:
- a CDS encoding thiamine pyrophosphate-dependent dehydrogenase E1 component subunit alpha codes for the protein MKYAYTGKGISGLCDLLPNFTSQDVKVMFRKMLRIRMIEQAIADRYHEDQMKSPIHLCIGQEAISVGCCELLQLEDKVFCGHRTHGPYLAKGGNLNAMLSELHCRKNGCAASRGGSMHLIDKQVGMEGSSAIVAGILPIATGAALAAKQKGLDQVIVVFFGDAAIEEGAAWESFNFAKLKNLPILYVCENNYYSVCSPLAYRQPPETSIANKAEAFGLNSQSVDGTNVLAVHQATEKALTIIKKGNGPAFIEAHVYRWRGHHGANEDTRLGYRSSEELDSWKKVDPLHLLEELNIISDNELTKMKVEIQNEIEAGFRHALQSPFPDKTDLLTHVYAGAN